From a single Desulforegula conservatrix Mb1Pa genomic region:
- a CDS encoding TetR/AcrR family transcriptional regulator, translating to MPRKSVQQERKTQILEALGNCLVYKSFPETSIKEIAKEAGVNHGVLHYYFKSKEDILMNFIDHILETYKLKAAEWISSKDLASLPKDDLVREIFRYKYHTFTSDKQLSILFNEAMSIAHRNGEVKEKLRHVFSQWVSVVADILISTGMEKKISLDISREIICIFEGIKIYSDVLNYSEKQIRELLAGFEEQILQRIATLQSN from the coding sequence ATGCCCAGAAAAAGCGTTCAACAGGAAAGAAAAACGCAGATATTGGAAGCCTTAGGCAATTGCCTAGTATATAAATCCTTCCCTGAAACATCGATAAAGGAAATTGCAAAAGAAGCAGGTGTAAACCACGGGGTTCTTCATTACTATTTCAAGAGCAAAGAAGATATCCTGATGAATTTCATAGACCATATACTTGAAACATATAAGCTGAAAGCAGCAGAATGGATCTCATCAAAAGACCTTGCGTCCCTTCCTAAAGATGATCTTGTAAGGGAAATATTCAGATACAAATATCATACGTTCACTTCAGACAAACAGCTTTCAATACTGTTCAATGAAGCCATGTCAATAGCTCACAGGAATGGAGAAGTTAAGGAAAAACTAAGGCATGTGTTTAGTCAGTGGGTATCGGTGGTCGCTGATATTCTTATCAGTACAGGCATGGAAAAAAAAATATCCCTTGATATAAGCAGGGAAATCATCTGTATCTTTGAAGGTATCAAAATCTACTCGGATGTTTTAAACTACTCCGAGAAACAGATTCGTGAGCTGCTTGCAGGATTTGAGGAACAGATCCTGCAAAGAATAGCCACTCTTCAAAGCAATTAG